In Streptomyces sp. NBC_00344, the genomic window CGGCCCCCGCGCCGCCGGCGGGTGGGACGGCGGAGCCGTGCTTGCTGGATACCGGGCGGTTGGCCAACTCCTGGTCGCCGAGCCGGGTTTCGTGGAGAAGAAGCCACTTCCGCGGTTGCTCGGAGAGACAGCGGCACTGACCCCGCTCGCCGGTCCGGCAGTGCTGGTCACGGCGCTCGCTGCCGATGCGATGGGGTTGCGCGCCCTGCTGGACGAGGCGGTGAACAGCGAGGGCTGGTGAGCCGCACAGCACCCGCACAGCCGGAGTACCGCTCAGCGGTACTCAGCCGTCCGCATTTCGGGTTGGTAAAGAAACGCCCATGCGGCCTGTTGTCAGGGATGGTTCAGCAGCGAGGATCCCCGTACGTACTGGACAGCGCCGCCGCGCGCGGCGCTTCACACAGGGGGAGGTACCACGTGAGACGTACCGCAGTGCTCGGCTCGGCCGGCGCTCTGGCCGCGGCGACTCTCATAGCGGGCGCCATGGCCGCTCCATCGGCCGTCGCCGGTGACCGTCACCACGGCCACCACGGCAGTTCCGAGGCGTACGGCGCCGCGATCGCCGCGGCACGGGCGGCGAAGCAGGGCATCGACTGGCGGGACTGTCCGGCGGACTGGGCACTCGCCACACCGGTGCAGTGCGGCTGGGTCAGCGTCCCCGTCGACTACGCGCGGCCGGACGGACGGCATATCAAGCTGGCCGTGGACCGTGCGGTGAGCACCGGGAGCGCATCCGAGCGACAGGGCTCCCTGGTCTACAACCCGGGCGGCCCCGGAGGTTCCGGGATGCGTTTCCCGGTACGCTCCACCAGTAAGAGCGCTGTGTGGGTCAACACCGCGAAGGCGTACGACTTCGTGGGCTTCGACCCGCGCGGGGTGGGCCACTCGGCCCCGATCTCCTGCATCGACCCGCAGGAGTCCGTCAAGGCTCCGAAGGCCGACCCGGTGCCGGACAGTGAGGCGGACAAGCGCGCCCAGCGCAAACTCGCCGCGGAGTACGCGGACGGCTGCCAGGCGCGCAGCGGCGCGATGCTGCCGTACATGACCACACCGAACACCGCGCGAGACCTGGATGTCATCAGGGCGGCACTCGGTGAGAAGAAGCTGAACTACCTGGGTGTCTCCTACGGCACCTACCTCGGTGCGGTCTACGGGACCCTCTTCCCGGGCCATGTCCGCCGCATGGTCGTCGACAGCGTGGTCAATCCCGCGCAGTCGAACATCTGGTACGAGGCCAACCTCGGCCAGGACGTCGCCTTCCAGGGACGCTGGAACGACTGGGAGGCGTGGGTCGCGAAGAACGACGCCACCTTCCACATCGGCGACACCCCCGCCAAGGTCGAAAAGCGGTGGCTCGAGCTGCGGGCAACGGCGAAGAAGAGCCCGATCGGCGGGGTCGTCGGACCCGCCGAGCTCCTCGGTCTCTTCCAGAGTGCCCCGTACTACGACTCCTCGTGGGTTCCAGTCGCCAAGACCTGGAGCGCCTATCTCGCGGGCGACACCAAGGCGCTGGTGGACGCAGCAGGGCCGGACATGTCCGACACCGCGGGCAACATCTCCGCGGAGAACAGCACCGCGGTCTACACGGCCGTGGAGTGCGCGGACGCCAAGTGGCCGACCAGCTGGCGCACATGGGACCGGGACAACACCCGGCTCAACAAGGACTACCCGTTCCTCACGTGGTCCAACGCCTGGATGAACCTGCCCTGCGCCACCTGGCCCGCGAAGCAGCACACCCCGGTGGACGTCCACACGGGCAAGGGGCTGCCGCCGGTACTGATCGTGCAGTCGAAGCGTGACGCCGCCACACCGTTCGAGGGCGCCGTCGAACTGCACAAGCGCTTCAAGGGCTCGCGTCTGATCATCGAGAAGGACGCGGGTTCGCACGGTGTGACCGGACTGGTCAACCCATGCGTCAACAGCCGGGTCGACACCTATCTGCTGACCGGCGGCACGGACCGCAGCGACGTGACATGCACACCGCACGCGACGCCGCAGCCGTGAAGCCATAGCCCGGGTGGGGCTGCCGGGAAATCCGGCAGCCCCACCCGGGAGGTGCGGTCCGCCCGGGCGGGCCGGGGACAGGGCAGCAGACGGTCCACGGACAGCTGCGCCCGCCGCCGGGTCACCTGGAGCCGGACCGGCCCGCGCCCTTGAGCCATGCGTCCTCGGCCGCGTAGTCGAAGAGGTCGAGATGCGGGTCGTAGGTCTTCGCCATCGCCGGGAATGCCTGCCGCCAGTCCCGGCCGTGCAGTTGGGCGGTGAGCCACTCCACGGTCTCGGGGAGTGATTCGGCGTAGCCCGTCACCGGACGGTAGCCCAGCTCACGTTCGGCGGCCGACATGTCGTACACCACGGGGTGGTCGACACCCCAGGGTGTGTTCCCGACGGGCGCGGGGCCCTCGATCAGCACGAGTTCGCTCCGGACGCCCATGGCCTCGTCGATGGCCGCGCTGATCTCGGCGACGGTGGGTGCCTGGGGATCCGCCCCGTTGAGGACGCGTGACCCGGGCCGGCGCGCGGCCAGCCGGATCATCTCCGCGAGATTGGAGACATGGGCCGGATGGAAGCGGCTCCTGCCGCCGTGCGCCAGAACCCGGACCGGCCGCCGGTCGAGCGCCCGCTTGACGAAGAACAGTTCGCGCGGTGTGCGGCAGTGCGGACCATGAACCGCGCCTGCGCGTACCAGGGTCACCGGGAGCGTCGCAGCCGCGGACAGCAGTCCGTGCTCCAGCTCGATCTTGCGGGTGCCGTATGTCGCGGGCCCCGGGGCAACCGTCGGCTGTTCCTCCGGGATCGGCACCGGGTACCGGGGGAAGCCGTCCGGATCACCCTGGGTGTCGAAACTGCGTCCCGCGTCGTCCTCGTACACGGCACCGCTGGAGATCACCACCGCGGATCCGATCCGGTCGGCCAGGCCGGTCAGTTGCCCTGCGTGGGACCGGTCGTAGGCGACCATGTCGACCAGCACATCGCAGCCGTCCCCGAGAGCCGAGGCGAGCGCCCCCTCATCGTCCCGGTCGAGCCGCACACTGCGGACGCCGTCCGGCCAGTGGTCGTCACGGCCGGCTCCCCGGGAGCCCGCCCGTACCTCCCAGCCGTCCGCCGCGAGAGTGCGCACAACGGCGCGGCCCATCTGTCCTGTTGCTCCCAGTACGAAAGCGCTTCCCGTTGTCATGTCTCCACGCTAGGTACCGCTGTGCCACCCGGGCCAGGGTCTTCTGCTCAGGGCTAATGCGCCCTCAACGCAGCTTTCTGGGGAACTTCTTGGCGTGTGCGGCCTTCACGTCCGCGGCGTACTGGTCGACGTACTCCTGACCCGAGAGGCCGAGGATCGCGTACATGATCTCGTCGGTCACCGCGCGCAGCGCCGCCTTCTGGTTCTCCATGCCGGCATAGCGGGAGAAGTCGAGGGGTTCGCCGAAGCGGATCGTCACCCGCTTGATCTTCGGCACCTTCTGCCCCGGCGGCTGGATCTCGAAGGTGCCGACCATGGCGCATGGCACCACGGGGACCTGGCCCCTGATGGCCATCACCGCGACACCCACCTTGCCCTTGTACAGCTTCCCGTCGTGCGAGCGGGTGCCCTCCGGATAGATCCCGAGCAGCTCACCTCTGCCCAGCACACCCAGGCCCTCGCGAACCGCGGCCTTTCCCGCCTCCTTGCCCGATCTGTCGACCGGGATCTGCCCGGCGCTCCGGAAGAACGCCGCGGTCAGACGTCCCTTGAGCCCGGGGCCGGTGAAGTACTCCTGCTTGGCGAGGAAGGTGATACGCCGCCGGAGGACAGTCGGCATCAGGAAATGATCGGAGAATGACAGATGGTTCCCCGCGACGATCGCCGCGCCATCTTCCGGGATGTGCTTGAGCCCCACGGTCGTGGGCCGGAACAACAGTCGGAGCAGAGGTCCCAGAATGGCGTATTTCAGGATGTAGTAGAACACCCGGATCCTTTCGCTCCGCCGGACGCGCCCCAGTGGTGTGTCCGGCCAGGTCACTGCTTGTCCCGGGGCGGTCAGTCTAAATGCAGGGGTTGCTTCGTGTAACCACCGCGTCGCCAACAGCGGCGATCACCGCGACCGGCCCGGTGGGCGCCTTTCACCCTCGCCGTCCGGGTGTGGCGGCGTGCCGGGGCGCCCGGAGGCCGGCCGGAGCGGATGCGCCGGTCCGGCGCGGGCTGTCGCTCCCGGTCACGGTCTGGCCGGAACGGCACCGCGACCGGGCCGGCAGGGCGGCGGAGCGCACCGATGCCGTCCGGCGGGGCGTCGGGTCCGCGCCCCGGCTCAGTCGCTGCCGCGCGAGGCGATCATCCCGAGGGTCACCAGCCCCAGGACAACCCAGCCGAACCACAGCCAGCCGTTACTGCCGAGCACCGCCGTGTACCCCGTGACCGTGACCAGAGCACCGATGGTCGTGACACCCATCGCTTTCGTGGAACCGGGCATGCCGCTCCTCCTCCGGGCTGGAGCACCATCGTCGCCCGAGAGGGGGCATCCCCGCTACTGGCCGCGTGTCTGCAGTGACGCGAGATAGGCGTTGTACGCGGCCAGCTCCTTGTCACCGTCACGGTCGGCGGCCCGGTCGGAGCGCCGGGCGACCCGCTGTTCAGACCGGTACCACTGGAAGACCAGCGCGATCAGCACCAGCACCGACGGGACCTCGCTGAACGCCCAGGCGATCCCGCCCGCGGCCTCCTGGTCGGAGAGCGCGTCGATGCCCAGCGAAAGCGGCGGGTGCGTGTACGCCTGCACCATCGGCTCGGTCGCCATCATCAGCGCGATGCCGAAGAAGGCGTGGAACGGCATGCCGGCGAAGAGCTCCAGCATGCGCATGAGGTAACCGGGCCGGTGCGGCCCCGGGTCCACACCCATGATCGGCCAGAAGAAGACCAGACCGACGAAGAGGAAGTGCACCATCATCGCGATGTGTCCGGTCTTCGACCCCATGAGCGTGTCGAAGAGCGGAGTGAAGTACAGCCCGTAGAGGCTTGCGATGAACAGCGGAATCGTGAACGCGGGGTGCGTGATGATCCGCATGTAGCGGCTCTGCAGCAGCGCGAGCAGAAGTTCCCGCGGACCCTTGCGGCTGTCCCGGCCGGACACCGGCAGGGCGCGCAGCGCCAGCGTGACCGGTGCGCCGAGCAGCAGGAGAATGGGCGAGAGCATGGAGATGATCATGTGCTGCACCATGTGCACACTGAACATGACCATGCCGTAGTCGTTGAGCTTGGTGCACATGGTCAGGGCCACGGTCAGCACACCAATGGTGAAGAACACGATCCGGTGCACCGGCCAGCTGTCGCCGCGCCGGCGCAGCCGCAATGCGCCCCAGCCGTAGAGTGCCAGCCCCAGCAGGCAGCCGATCAGGAAAAACGGGTCCGCGGAGAAAGCCAGCCCCCGGCCCAGCGTGAACGGCGGCAGATCCATGGTCATGCCGTGCCCGCCGTGATCCATCCACTCACTCCTGATCCGTGCCTGATGTCCGCACCAGACTAGAACTGCCCCCGGCCGCAATCGCGACCGGGGGCAGTTCGTGCCGTATCGGACGAATGCGCTGTCCTCGGAGGAGGAGCCGTCAGAGGACGCACTCGGCTTCGGCGTAGCGTTCGGCCGGGACGGTCTTCAGGGTCTCCACCGCCTCGGCCAGCGGCACCATGACGATCTCCGTGCCACGCAGCGCCGTGAGCATCCCGAAAGCCCCGCGGTGCGCGGCTTCCACCGCGTGCCAGCCGAACCGGGTCGCCAGGACGCGGTCATAGGCCGTGGGGGTGCCGCCGCGCTGGACATGGCCGAGTATCACCGGGCGGGCCTCCTTGCCCAGTCGCTGCTCGAGCTCGACGGAGAGCTGCCTGGCCACACCGGCGAAGCGCTCATGGCCGTACATGTCCTTGGCACCCACATCGAAGC contains:
- a CDS encoding alpha/beta hydrolase — protein: MRRTAVLGSAGALAAATLIAGAMAAPSAVAGDRHHGHHGSSEAYGAAIAAARAAKQGIDWRDCPADWALATPVQCGWVSVPVDYARPDGRHIKLAVDRAVSTGSASERQGSLVYNPGGPGGSGMRFPVRSTSKSAVWVNTAKAYDFVGFDPRGVGHSAPISCIDPQESVKAPKADPVPDSEADKRAQRKLAAEYADGCQARSGAMLPYMTTPNTARDLDVIRAALGEKKLNYLGVSYGTYLGAVYGTLFPGHVRRMVVDSVVNPAQSNIWYEANLGQDVAFQGRWNDWEAWVAKNDATFHIGDTPAKVEKRWLELRATAKKSPIGGVVGPAELLGLFQSAPYYDSSWVPVAKTWSAYLAGDTKALVDAAGPDMSDTAGNISAENSTAVYTAVECADAKWPTSWRTWDRDNTRLNKDYPFLTWSNAWMNLPCATWPAKQHTPVDVHTGKGLPPVLIVQSKRDAATPFEGAVELHKRFKGSRLIIEKDAGSHGVTGLVNPCVNSRVDTYLLTGGTDRSDVTCTPHATPQP
- a CDS encoding NAD-dependent epimerase/dehydratase family protein — protein: MTTGSAFVLGATGQMGRAVVRTLAADGWEVRAGSRGAGRDDHWPDGVRSVRLDRDDEGALASALGDGCDVLVDMVAYDRSHAGQLTGLADRIGSAVVISSGAVYEDDAGRSFDTQGDPDGFPRYPVPIPEEQPTVAPGPATYGTRKIELEHGLLSAAATLPVTLVRAGAVHGPHCRTPRELFFVKRALDRRPVRVLAHGGRSRFHPAHVSNLAEMIRLAARRPGSRVLNGADPQAPTVAEISAAIDEAMGVRSELVLIEGPAPVGNTPWGVDHPVVYDMSAAERELGYRPVTGYAESLPETVEWLTAQLHGRDWRQAFPAMAKTYDPHLDLFDYAAEDAWLKGAGRSGSR
- a CDS encoding lysophospholipid acyltransferase family protein; translation: MFYYILKYAILGPLLRLLFRPTTVGLKHIPEDGAAIVAGNHLSFSDHFLMPTVLRRRITFLAKQEYFTGPGLKGRLTAAFFRSAGQIPVDRSGKEAGKAAVREGLGVLGRGELLGIYPEGTRSHDGKLYKGKVGVAVMAIRGQVPVVPCAMVGTFEIQPPGQKVPKIKRVTIRFGEPLDFSRYAGMENQKAALRAVTDEIMYAILGLSGQEYVDQYAADVKAAHAKKFPRKLR
- a CDS encoding cytochrome c oxidase assembly protein, which gives rise to MDHGGHGMTMDLPPFTLGRGLAFSADPFFLIGCLLGLALYGWGALRLRRRGDSWPVHRIVFFTIGVLTVALTMCTKLNDYGMVMFSVHMVQHMIISMLSPILLLLGAPVTLALRALPVSGRDSRKGPRELLLALLQSRYMRIITHPAFTIPLFIASLYGLYFTPLFDTLMGSKTGHIAMMVHFLFVGLVFFWPIMGVDPGPHRPGYLMRMLELFAGMPFHAFFGIALMMATEPMVQAYTHPPLSLGIDALSDQEAAGGIAWAFSEVPSVLVLIALVFQWYRSEQRVARRSDRAADRDGDKELAAYNAYLASLQTRGQ